A window of Thermovibrio guaymasensis contains these coding sequences:
- a CDS encoding FmdB family zinc ribbon protein, with product MPIYEFKCKACGNEFEKFVLSYSQIKDVKCPKCGGEVEKKVSACAVGGSSGTSSSGSCTSFG from the coding sequence ATGCCGATTTATGAGTTTAAGTGTAAAGCCTGTGGAAATGAGTTTGAGAAGTTCGTCCTCTCTTACTCCCAGATTAAGGATGTAAAGTGTCCTAAGTGTGGTGGGGAAGTTGAGAAGAAAGTTTCTGCCTGTGCCGTTGGTGGGAGTTCTGGAACTTCTTCAAGTGGAAGCTGTACTTCTTTTGGCTGA